Proteins encoded in a region of the Halosimplex halophilum genome:
- a CDS encoding L-aspartate oxidase, with product MNGTDTDGDDATGTELEDYDDYRTTDVLVVGSGIAGLAAALGAAREGADVTVATKATRPEGASSWWAQGGIAVSRDDPGQFKADILTASADTADPEAVDVLVEEANDAVRDVLVDTLGVEFDTVGAEASAPDGDDWDFGREAAHDEPRILHVDASTGKAIHVPFLNFLDERDGVTILDDTAALELVSHEGRVHGALLEHDGDVTPTFAGATVLATGGIGDLYPRSTNPDGSTGDGIAMAALAGADVEDMEYVQFHPTVYPGGEDPEDGPFLVSEAVRGEGAHLLNGEGERFMPDYHEDAELAPRDVVARAVQKEVDATGEVRLDVSPLDFAGEFPDLAEKCEDRGVDWEAGIPVGPAEHFLCGGVDVDTRGRASLDRLYAVGECSRTGVHGANRLASTSLLEGLVWGLRAGEDAADFEPAVVEAPELLDRDPALPDNFAREKFHRLRRVMDEYVGLQRDRDELGRAQAVLRRLKGEVDAYVRTRTARSLYELRHASVTALLVTRAAAENEESVGTHNLVEEPATPGAD from the coding sequence ATGAACGGGACAGACACCGACGGGGACGACGCGACCGGGACAGAACTAGAGGACTACGACGACTACCGGACGACGGACGTGCTCGTGGTCGGCTCGGGTATCGCGGGGCTCGCGGCGGCCCTGGGTGCGGCCCGCGAGGGCGCCGACGTGACCGTCGCGACGAAGGCCACCCGGCCGGAGGGAGCCTCCTCCTGGTGGGCCCAGGGCGGCATCGCCGTCTCGCGGGACGACCCCGGCCAGTTCAAGGCGGACATCCTGACCGCCAGCGCCGACACCGCGGACCCCGAGGCCGTCGACGTGCTCGTCGAAGAGGCCAACGACGCCGTCCGGGACGTGCTCGTCGACACGCTCGGCGTCGAGTTCGACACGGTGGGCGCGGAGGCGAGCGCCCCGGACGGCGACGACTGGGACTTCGGCCGCGAGGCGGCCCACGACGAGCCGCGGATCCTCCACGTCGACGCCTCGACGGGCAAGGCGATCCACGTCCCCTTCCTGAACTTCCTCGACGAGCGCGACGGCGTGACGATCCTGGACGACACCGCGGCGCTCGAACTCGTCAGCCACGAGGGCCGCGTCCACGGCGCCCTGCTGGAACACGACGGCGACGTGACGCCCACCTTCGCCGGCGCGACGGTGCTGGCGACCGGCGGCATCGGTGACCTGTACCCCCGGTCGACCAACCCGGACGGCTCCACGGGCGACGGCATCGCCATGGCCGCGCTCGCGGGCGCCGATGTCGAGGACATGGAGTACGTGCAGTTCCACCCGACCGTGTATCCTGGCGGGGAGGACCCCGAGGACGGCCCGTTCCTCGTCAGCGAGGCCGTCCGCGGCGAGGGCGCCCACCTCCTGAACGGCGAGGGCGAACGCTTCATGCCCGACTACCACGAGGACGCCGAACTCGCGCCCCGGGACGTGGTCGCCCGCGCCGTCCAGAAAGAGGTCGACGCGACGGGCGAGGTCCGCCTCGACGTGTCCCCCCTCGACTTCGCGGGCGAGTTCCCCGATCTCGCCGAGAAGTGCGAGGACAGGGGCGTCGACTGGGAGGCGGGCATCCCGGTCGGCCCCGCCGAGCACTTCCTCTGTGGCGGCGTCGACGTGGACACGCGCGGGCGCGCCTCGCTGGACCGGCTGTACGCCGTCGGCGAGTGCTCCCGCACCGGCGTCCACGGCGCGAACCGCCTGGCCTCGACCTCCCTGCTGGAGGGGCTCGTCTGGGGGCTGCGTGCGGGCGAGGACGCCGCCGACTTCGAGCCGGCGGTCGTCGAGGCGCCGGAGCTGCTGGACCGGGACCCCGCGCTGCCGGACAACTTCGCCCGCGAGAAGTTCCACCGGCTGCGCCGCGTGATGGACGAGTACGTCGGCCTGCAGCGGGACCGCGACGAACTCGGCCGCGCCCAGGCGGTGCTCCGGCGGCTCAAGGGCGAGGTCGACGCGTACGTCCGCACGCGCACGGCGCGGTCGCTGTACGAACTCCGCCACGCCTCGGTGACGGCGCTGCTCGTGACCCGCGCCGCCGCCGAGAACGAGGAGTCCGTGGGGACGCACAACCTCGTCGAGGAGCCCGCGACACCGGGGGCCGACTGA
- the nadA gene encoding quinolinate synthase NadA translates to MPEMETAQFETDLSLFKYDNLEQLPPAYRDLEEAERTERIEAALAELGDDVVILGHNYQRREIVEHADFVGDSYQLSTEAANADAEYVIFGGVTFMAESADIITDDSQSVILPSMEASCPMAGMAEALQVDAAWAEITGAAPDEEIIPITYMNSYADLKAFCAEQGGLVCTSSNAHRAFEYAFEKGDKVLFLPDKHLGENTAYRLGMEDEIAEWDPWDPEGKDAEEVVENDIVLWDGYCQVHERFRESHIEDLRERRPDANVVVHPECRREVVEAADVVGSTSTICETVENAEPGDAWAIGTEIHLANHLDRWHPEVEVLPLCGDACMDCNAMRQIDPNYLTWVLEELVEGRERNVIEVAPEEKELAQVALDRMLEI, encoded by the coding sequence ATGCCCGAGATGGAAACTGCTCAGTTCGAGACCGACCTGAGCCTCTTCAAGTACGACAACCTGGAACAGTTGCCGCCGGCCTACCGCGACCTGGAGGAGGCCGAGCGGACCGAACGGATCGAGGCCGCGCTGGCGGAACTCGGCGACGACGTGGTGATCCTCGGCCACAACTACCAGCGCCGGGAGATCGTCGAACACGCCGACTTCGTCGGTGACTCCTACCAGCTCAGCACGGAAGCGGCGAACGCCGACGCCGAGTACGTGATCTTTGGCGGCGTGACGTTCATGGCCGAGTCGGCCGACATCATCACCGACGACTCCCAGAGCGTCATCCTCCCGAGCATGGAGGCCTCCTGTCCGATGGCCGGGATGGCCGAGGCGCTGCAGGTCGACGCCGCGTGGGCCGAGATCACGGGTGCGGCGCCCGACGAGGAGATCATCCCGATCACCTACATGAACAGCTACGCCGACCTGAAGGCCTTCTGCGCCGAGCAGGGCGGGCTGGTCTGTACCTCCTCGAACGCCCACAGGGCCTTCGAGTACGCCTTCGAGAAAGGCGACAAGGTCCTGTTCCTCCCGGACAAGCACCTCGGAGAGAACACCGCCTATCGGCTGGGGATGGAAGACGAGATCGCCGAGTGGGACCCCTGGGACCCCGAGGGCAAGGACGCCGAGGAGGTCGTCGAGAACGACATCGTCCTCTGGGACGGCTACTGCCAGGTCCACGAGCGCTTCCGCGAGTCTCACATCGAGGACCTCCGCGAGCGGCGGCCCGACGCGAACGTGGTCGTCCACCCCGAGTGCCGCCGGGAGGTCGTCGAGGCGGCCGACGTGGTCGGCTCCACGTCGACCATCTGCGAGACCGTCGAGAACGCCGAGCCCGGGGACGCCTGGGCCATCGGCACGGAGATCCACCTCGCCAACCACCTCGACCGGTGGCACCCCGAGGTGGAGGTGCTGCCGCTCTGTGGCGACGCCTGTATGGACTGCAACGCGATGCGCCAGATCGACCCCAACTACCTGACGTGGGTGCTCGAAGAACTCGTCGAGGGCCGCGAGCGCAACGTCATCGAGGTCGCGCCCGAGGAGAAGGAACTCGCGCAGGTCGCCCTCGACCGGATGCTGGAGATCTGA
- a CDS encoding ferredoxin, translated as MRIEYDRETCIGMFQCVAEWEGFERDSDAGKAVLVDGEEREEDIFVREVPDGAELDAKFAARSCPVDAIEVYEDGEQIV; from the coding sequence ATGCGCATCGAGTACGACCGCGAGACCTGTATCGGGATGTTCCAGTGCGTCGCCGAGTGGGAGGGGTTCGAACGCGACAGCGACGCCGGCAAGGCGGTCCTCGTCGACGGCGAGGAGCGTGAGGAGGACATCTTCGTCCGCGAGGTGCCCGACGGCGCCGAACTCGACGCGAAGTTCGCCGCTCGCTCGTGCCCCGTCGACGCCATCGAGGTCTACGAAGACGGCGAGCAGATCGTCTGA
- the nadC gene encoding carboxylating nicotinate-nucleotide diphosphorylase has product MIPDSKIEGWLREDVGHHDVTNQVPGETTGRLVAKERGVVAGLEAARAVFDYLGVAVTDSADAGDRIDAGETVLEVAGAARDVLRGERVAVNVAGHASGVATKTRRAVDAARTESDDVRVAATRKTTPGLRGVEKRAVVAGGGDTHRLDLSHMVMVKDNHVAEMGLESAVEHFRERASFATKVEVEVEAPGEAPRAAAAGADIVLLDNMDPETTAEAVALLRETAADLGREVLAEASGGITVETVPDYAATGADVVSMGSLTHSAPTLDLSFRTG; this is encoded by the coding sequence ATGATCCCCGATTCGAAGATAGAGGGGTGGCTCCGCGAGGACGTCGGCCACCACGACGTGACCAACCAGGTGCCCGGCGAGACGACCGGCCGGCTGGTCGCCAAGGAGCGTGGCGTCGTCGCCGGCCTGGAGGCGGCTCGCGCCGTCTTCGACTACCTCGGCGTCGCGGTCACCGACAGCGCCGACGCGGGCGACCGGATCGACGCCGGCGAGACCGTCCTCGAAGTCGCGGGGGCGGCCCGCGACGTGTTGCGCGGCGAGCGCGTGGCCGTCAACGTCGCCGGCCACGCGTCCGGCGTGGCGACGAAGACGCGGCGGGCGGTGGACGCGGCCAGGACCGAAAGCGACGACGTGCGGGTCGCCGCCACCCGCAAGACCACGCCCGGCCTCCGGGGCGTCGAGAAGCGGGCCGTGGTCGCCGGCGGCGGCGACACCCACCGGCTGGACCTGTCGCACATGGTCATGGTCAAGGACAACCACGTCGCCGAGATGGGTCTCGAATCGGCCGTCGAGCACTTCCGCGAGCGGGCGTCGTTCGCCACGAAGGTCGAGGTCGAGGTCGAAGCCCCCGGCGAGGCGCCGCGGGCCGCCGCAGCGGGCGCCGACATCGTCCTGCTCGACAACATGGACCCCGAGACGACCGCGGAGGCGGTGGCACTGCTCCGCGAGACCGCCGCCGACCTGGGCCGGGAGGTGCTGGCCGAGGCCTCGGGCGGCATCACCGTCGAGACCGTCCCCGACTACGCCGCGACCGGCGCGGACGTGGTCTCGATGGGGTCGCTCACCCACTCCGCGCCGACGCTCGATCTCTCCTTCCGGACGGGGTAA
- a CDS encoding HIT family protein, with protein sequence MSDDCIFCSIVAGEIPSRTVYETDDVLAFLDANPLAPGHTLVIPKSHHEHVQDMPNDLAGDVFAVMQRLVDPIESAVDADGSTVAFNNGEAAGQEVPHTHGHVVPRFEEDGSRPIHSIFGERPELDDDELDDIAASIADGAE encoded by the coding sequence ATGAGCGACGACTGTATCTTCTGTTCGATCGTGGCGGGAGAGATCCCGAGTCGCACCGTCTACGAGACCGACGACGTGCTGGCGTTCCTCGACGCGAACCCGCTCGCGCCGGGGCACACGCTCGTCATCCCGAAGTCCCACCACGAGCACGTCCAGGACATGCCGAACGACCTGGCGGGGGACGTGTTCGCGGTCATGCAGCGGCTGGTCGACCCGATCGAGTCGGCGGTCGACGCCGACGGCTCGACGGTCGCGTTCAACAACGGCGAGGCCGCCGGCCAGGAGGTCCCACACACCCACGGCCACGTCGTCCCGCGCTTCGAGGAGGACGGCAGCCGCCCGATCCACTCGATCTTCGGCGAGCGGCCCGAGCTGGACGACGACGAACTCGACGACATCGCGGCGAGCATCGCCGACGGCGCCGAGTGA